The Candidatus Aminicenantes bacterium genome window below encodes:
- a CDS encoding radical SAM protein — translation MNVLFLTPYITDFSAYDLWLRPLGLMQLAAVVKSRTSCRVFWLNPLDRYAGLENLYDPDDGRGHFYRSPIAKPQCFQSIPRFFARYGWPLTVFDAYLETLPPMDMICMTTLMTYWVDGASFTLDRLRRHSPDAVTVVGGILPTLMPAASKREIRADYYISGPGENLLLKLIQRIGGRKLFKPRPSRIRIEDFLSAADPAYPLLTSRGCPMQCSYCASRLLNPEFSERPVSAVIREVRSARRSRRHFVFFDDALLINKESRFLPLARAAAEMNLCLHTPNGLHVREIDSVSAHALRNAGTRTLRLSLETTSCDIHVRDSNKADADTMRRAVDHLLEAGFSAAEMETYVLWGLPGQSLDSVHATLDFVENLGIIPRLADYSPVPGTPDCIRLQDSGRLGRSLDPRHTNKLFHLLQTSGYSGSDIRAVRTRCRGIISRVRNCRSC, via the coding sequence TTGAACGTTCTTTTTCTGACTCCCTATATCACCGATTTCTCGGCTTATGATCTCTGGCTTCGCCCGCTCGGGCTCATGCAACTGGCGGCTGTGGTTAAATCACGTACCAGTTGCCGCGTATTCTGGCTCAATCCCCTGGACCGCTACGCCGGTCTCGAGAATCTTTACGACCCGGATGACGGTCGCGGTCATTTTTACCGCTCCCCTATTGCCAAACCGCAATGTTTTCAGTCCATCCCCCGCTTTTTCGCGCGCTACGGCTGGCCGCTGACTGTTTTTGACGCATACCTGGAAACCCTCCCGCCAATGGACATGATCTGCATGACCACACTCATGACCTATTGGGTGGACGGGGCGAGCTTCACCCTGGACAGGCTGCGCCGGCATTCCCCGGATGCGGTTACGGTCGTGGGGGGCATCCTGCCTACGCTGATGCCGGCTGCAAGCAAGCGCGAAATCAGGGCCGATTATTATATCTCCGGCCCTGGAGAAAACTTGCTGCTCAAGCTTATTCAGCGCATCGGCGGGCGCAAATTATTTAAACCCCGACCATCCCGCATCCGCATTGAAGATTTCCTCTCTGCTGCTGATCCCGCCTATCCCTTGCTGACTTCACGGGGATGTCCCATGCAGTGCAGTTATTGCGCATCCCGCTTGCTGAATCCTGAATTCAGTGAACGCCCGGTATCCGCGGTCATTCGCGAAGTCCGTAGCGCTCGTCGGTCTCGCCGCCATTTCGTTTTTTTTGATGACGCCTTACTGATCAACAAAGAAAGCCGATTTCTGCCACTGGCCCGGGCCGCGGCGGAGATGAATTTGTGTCTGCATACACCCAACGGCCTGCATGTGCGCGAAATCGATTCCGTTAGCGCCCATGCCCTGCGCAATGCAGGCACCCGCACCCTGCGCCTGAGCCTGGAAACCACTTCATGCGACATCCACGTCCGGGATTCCAACAAGGCGGACGCAGATACCATGCGCCGGGCCGTTGATCACCTGCTGGAAGCCGGTTTCTCTGCCGCAGAGATGGAAACCTACGTATTGTGGGGTTTGCCGGGACAATCGCTCGATTCCGTGCACGCCACCCTGGATTTCGTGGAAAACCTGGGCATCATCCCCCGCCTGGCGGATTACTCGCCTGTTCCGGGGACCCCGGATTGCATCCGCCTGCAAGATTCCGGGCGCCTGGGCAGATCCCTGGATCCCCGCCATACCAACAAGCTCTTTCACCTGCTGCAAACCAGCGGCTACTCCGGCAGCGATATCCGGGCGGTGCGCACCCGCTGCAGAGGGATCATTTCCAGAGTTCGCAATTGCCGTTCCTGTTGA
- the prmC gene encoding peptide chain release factor N(5)-glutamine methyltransferase, translating to MPRTLRTVRYGELIADALLKGSQAGIKPLDAELLLCDAFAISRGRYWTIRPDEITDKQGQKRFSRNLRRLLRGEPLYYILKKREFFSRSFCVDRRVLVPRPETETLVEQALARIRPKDTILDIGAGSGCVSITLALEADVRVTALEIDRRARRLLQCNLDRFRVETRVRVCGGNLFPRHGGPWRMIVANPPYLSSQEYHALPKHIRGFEPRRALVGGHEGTEILHRIIHGSHSRIHPGGWLLLETGYNQARGIAQEMKARGFHDIQIIPDLAGIERVVMGRH from the coding sequence ATTCCGCGAACTCTCCGCACCGTGCGCTACGGAGAACTGATTGCCGATGCCCTGTTGAAAGGGAGTCAGGCGGGAATCAAGCCACTCGATGCTGAGCTCCTGCTTTGCGACGCCTTTGCAATTTCCCGCGGCCGCTACTGGACAATCCGCCCGGATGAGATCACGGATAAGCAAGGTCAGAAACGCTTTTCCAGGAATCTGCGGCGGCTTTTACGGGGTGAGCCGCTTTACTATATCCTCAAGAAACGCGAGTTCTTCTCACGCAGTTTCTGCGTGGATCGCCGCGTGCTGGTTCCGCGACCGGAAACGGAAACCCTGGTTGAGCAGGCCCTGGCCCGCATCCGTCCCAAAGACACTATTCTCGATATCGGCGCCGGTTCCGGTTGTGTTTCAATCACCCTGGCATTGGAAGCGGATGTCCGGGTGACCGCCCTGGAGATTGACCGGCGCGCCCGGCGCCTGTTGCAATGTAACCTTGATCGATTCAGGGTTGAAACGCGGGTCCGTGTCTGTGGGGGAAACCTTTTCCCCCGCCACGGCGGACCCTGGCGGATGATTGTGGCCAACCCGCCTTACTTGAGTAGTCAGGAATACCACGCCCTGCCAAAACATATCCGTGGGTTTGAACCGCGGAGGGCCCTGGTTGGCGGTCATGAAGGCACGGAAATCCTGCATCGTATCATACACGGCTCCCATTCCAGAATCCATCCCGGCGGATGGCTGCTGCTGGAAACCGGATACAACCAGGCGCGAGGCATCGCGCAGGAGATGAAGGCACGGGGCTTCCACGACATTCAGATCATCCCGGACCTTGCCGGCATTGAACGCGTGGTGATGGGGCGGCATTGA